The nucleotide sequence TCGAACGCCTGAGCGCCTTCCTGAACGAGCGGCAGTACGCCGCCCTCCACCTGCGCTCCGAGCTGGGCACTGACCTCACCGTGGGGCTTGCCCAAGGGCACCTGTGGCAGGGTGGAGCAGAAACCGCCCAAAACGGTATTCGGGGCGTGCCTAATCTTCCTACCGACGAAGTCTTTACCGCCCCGCACCGCGAGCAGGTGGACGGCATAGCGGTGGCCAGTAAGCCCCTCAGCGCCCGGGGACAACTCATCGAGGGGATCCGGGTGCGCTTTGCCGGGGGCCGGGCGGTGGAGATCCACGCGGAACAGGGCGAAGACACGCTGCGGCAACTCCTCGAAACCGACGAGGGCGCCTCGTTCCTGGGTGAGATCGCCCTGGTGCCCGCCTCCGCTCCCGTTGCACAAACCGGAACACTCTTTCTCAACACCCTCTTTGATGAGAATGCGGCCTCTCATATCGCCTTTGGGCGCTGCTATCCCACCAACGTGCAGCACGGCGAGAACCCCGAAGCCCTGCGCGCAGCGGGGGGCAACGACTCGCTGATTCACGTGGACTGGATGATCGGCACGCCGAGAACGGACGTGGACGGCATCACGGCCGCTGGAGAGCGCGAGGCGCTGATGCGCGCAGGGGAGTGGGTGGTGTCCTAAGCGGCAGCGGGCGTGGCGGCTGGCCGCTACAATGCAGCCCATGACCAGCAACCAGACCTACCAGGCCGAGGGCTTTTCCCCCACCCCGGAGCTGTCCAGCGAGCGGCAGACGCGTTTCTCACGGGCTCCTGAGCTGGGCGAGGGCATCGAGCCGGGCAAGGCCTACCGAGCGGTGCTCGAAACGAGCAAGGGCCGTATCGTCCTCGACCTGTTTGCCGAGGACGCGCCCGTGACGGTCAACTCCTTTGCGTACCTGCTGCGTCACCACTACTATGATGGCATTCGGTTTCACCGTGTGATCGAGGGTTTCATGGCCCAGGGCGGCGACCCGACCGGCACCGGCACGGGCGGCCCCGGCTACGACTTCGAGGACGAGTTCAACGAGCGGCGCCACGACCGCAAGGGCGTCCTGAGCATGGCCAACCGTGGCCCCAACACCAACGGCTCACAGTTTTTCATCACCTTTGTGCCCACGCCCCACCTCGACGGGCGGCACACCGTCTTTGGACAGGTGGTGGAGGGGCTAGACGTGCTTGACCGCCTCACCCGCATTCAGCCGGGGATGCCCGGCACACCGGACATCATCGAGCGGGCGTATCTGGTGGAAAAGAACGCCGGCCGCTAGGGCCAGGAGGCCAACGCCGCCGGTGCTCTGTGGGAGGGCCGTGAGAGCCGTCCGCGCTACACTGCACCCATGGACAACCGCACGAACCTCGACGACTACCTGGCGGGGCTGGGGATCAGTGACGCGGATGACCTGGCGCCCCTACCGCCTGCCCCGGAGGTGGGTGCACCCGCTGCGCCGCCCCTAGACGCGGGGCACGAGGATCCCCGCGCGGTCTTGGAGCGCTTCCTGCGGGGGCTGACCGCCCGCATTGACCCGGCCCTCACCGTCAGCATCCGCGAGGGTGAAGACGCCCTGGAAGCGGAGATCGGCGGGGAGAACGCCCCGCGGCTGGCTGGCCGTGACGGGCGCACGCTGGGTGCCATCGAGGTGCTCGCGTATACCGTGCTCGCCAAGCAGGCGGGCCGCAGCGACCTGCGGGTGCGGGTGGACGTGGGCGGCTTTCGCAGGCGGCAGGCGGAGGGGCTCACCCGGCTCGCCGAGCGCCTCGCCGTGCAGGTCGCCAAAAGCGGTGAACCCCATGAACTCCAGCCCATGCCGGCCGCCGAGCGCCGGGTCATCCACATCGCCCTCAAGGAACACCCCGACGTGACGACGGAGTCTGTGGGCGAGGGAGCAGCGCGGCGGCTCGTCATCAAGCCCAGGCACGGCTAGACGGCTCTGCGCCACAAGAGACCAGCAAACGCCCTGTTCTGTGATCCCCCAGCCCTCACCCCTCACCCTTCGCGCGTGGCTCGCGTGGGCCACGCAGCGGCTGCACGAGGCGGGTGTGCCCTCACCCGCCGCCGACGCAAGGGCTCTGGTGCAGCACGCGCTGAACCTCAGCGGCGCGGCCCTCCTCACACGCGGCGAAGAGACCGTAGCGCAGGCGGACGCCGAGCGGCTCCTCGCCCTGCTGAGGCGGCGGGCAGCGCGCGAACCCCTTCAGCATCTGCTGGGCGAGGTGGAGTGGGGCGGCGTTCGGCTGCGAACAGACCGGCGGGCCCTCGTTCCCCGGCCAGAGACCGAGTGGCTGCTGCATCTCGCGCTGGACGCCCTGCACGGCGTACCCGCACCCCAGGTGCTGGACGTGGGCACCGGCACGGGTGCGCTCGCGCTGGGCATCAAGGCTGCCCGCCCAGACGCAGCGGTCACCGCGACCGACCTCAGCCCCGACGCCCTTGACCTGGCACGGGAAAACGCCCGCCTGAACGGACTCGACATTCTGCTGGTCAAAGGCAGTCTGCTGGCGGGGCAACCGGGGCCCTTTGACCTGGTGGTGAGCAATCCGCCCTACCTGCCCGATGCCGACCGCCTCACCGCCGAGCCGGAAGTTCGCTGGGACCCCGCTCTCGCCCTGTATGGCGGGCCAGACGGTCTGGATGTGGCCCGGTCACTGGCGGCGCAGGCGCAAGCGGCGCTGGCCCCCGGCGGCCGGCTGCTGCTGGAACTCGACCCCCGCAATGCAGCCCGCTTCGCTGGGGAACTGCGGGCGCGGGGCTGGCGAGCCGAGGTTCTCCCCGACCTCACCGGGCGGGAACGCTTTGTGCGGGCCTCTCCCTACCGCTGACCTCACCGCGTCTTGGGCACAAGCACCAGCGCCTGCACCTCCTTCACTACGGCCAGGTCGCGCAACCGCTCGCCGTCGAGGTCACCCGCTTTTGCCAGCGCCTCGGCCTTTTTGCGGTCGATCACCGCCACCTCCAGCGCGGCGGCGTCTCCAAAGGCGTCACGGAACCGGTCGAGGGGGTATTCGACACGGCGCGACACTTTGAGCTCGGCTCGGTAGAGGTCCGTTTCGGCCCGGGCCCCCGCCGCGAGGGCGGCTTTGATCTGGGCGGCCAAGGCGTCGCGTTCGAGTTCCAGCCCTTGCAGGGTATCGCGCAGGGTGGCGTAGCGTTCCAGCAGTTCCTCCAGGGTGGGCTCAGCGTCCGGCATGCTCCGACGATACGCGACCCGTGTCCTGTGGCTCCAGGTAGGATGCCCAGCATGAGCCAACCTCCCTTTGATCCCGACGACCGCGAGCGGCGCATTCAGACGGCCATTCGCCGCGGCGCGAGCATGAAGGACATCGCCGAGCTGCGCCCTGGCCGCATGACGTCGCCCGAAGACGCCATAGAGGCGCTGCAGGACGGCAATGCCCGCTTCTTCTCGGGCAAGGCCACCCGGCCCGAGGCGGACGCGAACCAGCGGCGCGCGCAGATTATGGGTCAAACACCCTTTGCGGCGGTCCTCGCGTGCAGTGACAGCCGGGTGCCGGTGGAGATCGTCTTTGACCAGGGCCTCGGTGACCTGTTTGTGGTGCGCGTGGCGGGGAATGTGGTGGGCGAATCGGTCCTGGGAACCCTGGAATACGCGACCGAGCACCTCGCCGTGCGCCTGATTGTGGTCATGGGCCACGAGGGCTGCGGAGCCGTCGCGGCCGCGCTGCTTCCCGAAGAACAGCTCGCGCGCGAGCCCGAGCACCTGCAACGCCTGATCGCCCGCATTCAGCCCTGCGTTCGCACCCTTCCCCCCATCCGCGACAAAAAGGCCCGAATGCGCGAGGCGGTTTTGAATAATGTTCGTCACCAGGTGCAGGAGCTGCGGCGGCAGCCCGTGATCCAAGCCGCCGAGGCACGGGGGCAGATCCGGGTAATCGGGGCTTTTTACGAGATCGGCTCGGGCGCGGTGGACTTTTTGATCGACGAGGAAGACCTGCGCCCCTGACCTCGCCCCGCTAGAGTAAACGGGTGACTCCTCCTGTTCCCGTCCTCCAGGGCGAGCGGGTGATCCTGGCCCGGCTGCGCCGCGACGACCTCCCCGAACTCACCCGCCTCTTTCAGAATCTCGAACTCACGACCTATCTGCAGGGCTTCGGCGTCTCCTACAGCCTGGAGGACGAGCAGGCGTACTTCGAGTCGGTCAGCCGCAACAGCCCCACGCAGGTCACCTTCGGTATCTACGAGCGCAGCTCCGGGCGGCTGATCGGCGGCGTAGACCTGCGTGACCTCAACCACCGCCACGGCACGGCCGAACTGGGCATCAGCATTCACGACCCTGGCTTCTGGGGCGGCGGCTTCGGCTCGGAGGCGACGCAGCTGATGGTGGCCTACGGCGTCTTCCACCTCGGGCTGCACAACATTCTGCTGAAGGTCTTTTCGTTCAACACCCGCGCGATTCGCGCCTACGAGAAGGTGGGGTTTAGGGTCTGCGGCCGGCGGACCGGCACGGTGCGGCTGGGAGACAAGCGGTACGACACGGTCTTTATGGAGATCACCGCAGACCGGGTCGACACCTCCGCCCTGCGCGCGCAGATCGGGCTGCTGAACTAAGCTCGGGCACGGGGCGAGCTTTGGGGTCCTGGCTCGGAGCAGTTTAAGGACGGTGATGAGGAACGGGCCGCGCTAGAATGCGCCTTGGTCACGCGCCCCCAAGCTTAGGGTGGGCGCGTCTTTCAAGGAGACTCTGAACATGGCCGGGCACAGCAAATGGGCGCAGATCAAGCGCAAAAAGGGCGCCAACGACAAGAAGCGGAGCGCGATCTACTCCAAGCATATCCGTGCGATTCAGGCAGCGGTCAGAAGCGGCGGGAGCGGTGACCCGGCGGCGAACCTCAGCCTGAAAAACGCCATCGCGGCGGCCAAGGCCGACACGGTTCCCGCCGACAACATCGAGAATGCCATCAAGCGCGCGGTGGGCGCAGCGGAAGGGGCGGCAGACTACAAGGAGGTCACCTACGAGGGGTACGGCCCCGGGGGTACCGCGATCTTTATCGAGGCGCTCACCGACAACGTTAACCGTACGGTGGCGGATATTCGCGCTGTCTTTAACAAGCGCGGCGGCTCGCTGGGCAACAGCGGCTCGGTGGCCTGGCAGTTTGAGAAAAAGGGCGTGATCCTGCTGCCCGACGCCTCAGAAGCTGCCCAAGAAGCCGCCATTGAGCACGGCGCCGAGGATCTCCAGGAGTCGGAGGACGGCCTCGAGATCAGCACCGCGCCCCATGACCTCTACACGGTGCAGGATGGCCTCACCGCTGCGGGGTTCAAACCCGAGAGTGCGCAGATCACCATGGTTCCTACCAACACCGTCGCAGTCAGCGGTGAAGACGCCCGCAAACTGCTGGTGCTCGTCGAGGCGCTTGAAGAGCTCGACGACGTGCAGAACGTGTATACAAACGCAGACTTGCCGGAAGAAGTCGAGGCGTAGAAGGGCGCCCTCAAGCGCAGTGAGCAACCCGTGACCTCCGGACACAAGGTTCGTCCGGGGGGTGACGGGTTGCTCTCCCCCTCGCCACGCGCCCGAAGCGGCGGGAAAAGTTGACTTAACTGGTTGGATTAGTTAGTTTTCTGGCAGTCTTCGAGACAGCAAGTCAGCGGCCTTTAGAGCTGATGAAAGAGGAGGAGGGATGAAACGAGTCGGTCTGACGGTTCTTCTGAGCCTTACGGTGGCTGCCGCACAGCCGGTCACCGTCACGGATGCAACGGGACAGAAGGTCACGGTGCGGGACACCACCCGAGTGGTGACGCTGGGTGGCCCGGTCACCGAGATCGTGTATGCGTTGGGGGCGGGAAGCCGAATCATCGCGACCGATACATCCTCGACCTTTCCTGCGGCCACGCGAGGGCTGCCGAAGGTGGGCTACCAGCGTAACCTCAGCGCCGAGGGCATCCTCAGCCTGAAACCCACGCTGGTGATCGCGACCACAGAGGCTGGACCGCCAAGTACCCTCGCGCAACTGCGGGCGGCGGGGTTAAATGTGCTTATTCTCCCCGCCGAATACACACCGGAAGGCACGCGTGCCAAGATCAGCACCCTGGGAAAGGTCTTCGGTCAGGAAGCCAAGGCCGCGGAGCTGAACGCCGGCATCAGCCGCGACCTGGCCAAGGCCGCCCTGCTGACTGCCCGCTTCCAGTCACGGCCCAGAGTCATGTTCATCTATGCTCGTGGCCCCCAGACGGTTCAAATCAGTGGCGCGGGAACCGCAGCCGACGCGATGATCACGCTGGGTGGCGGCGTCAACGCAGTGCAGGGGGTACAGGGGTACAAGCCGCTCACCCCAGAAGCCGCCGTCACTGCGGCCCCGGACGTGATTCTGATGCTTTCGGGGGGCCTCGAGAGCCTGGGTGGAGTAGACGGCGTGCTGCGACTGCCCGGCCTGGCCCAAACGCCAGCAGGCCGCAACCGCCGCGTTGTGGCCCTGGACGACCTCTACCTGCTGGGCTTTGGTCCCCGGCTGGGGCGCGCCGTACAGGACCTGACGCTGGCCCTGCATCCCGAGCTGAAACGCTAACCTGACCCCGCTGCACCCCGCGAAGGAGGCTCACCATGATCACCGTGATGAACCGCATTGCCGTTCGCCCCGAGTACGCTGAACAGTTCGAGGAACGCTTCCGCCACCGCGCCCGCCTGGTGGACGGCATGCCGGGCTTTCTTCGCAACGAGGTGCTGCGCCCCACCCAGGAGGGCAAGCCCTACATCGTGCTGACGTACTGGGAAAGCCGCGAGGCCTTTGAGGCGTGGACGCAGTCGGAAGCCTTTCGCCAGGGCCACGCCCGCAGCGGCAGTCTGCCCCGCGAGGCCTTCAGCGGCCCCAACGAGATAGAAATCCACGAGGTCTTTCTGAGTACGAACGCCGGAACCGCCGAAAGCGAACAGGACGCCCAGTAGAAGCAGGACGGCCACCGCCGGAACGCCGAACGCGAGTTTTCCTGCCTTCCTACAGCACCAGGGCTCGCGCGTTGCCGCCGATACGGTCCCACAGGGTAAACGCTGCTCGCGCTCCCGGACGAATGATGCCCTCGTCCTCCCAACCTGCGGCCAGGGCAGGGCCACGGGTATGGGCCCAGAGGATCTCCTCCTCTGTGAGGGCCTCCGCGGGCGCGATGGGCTGTCCCTCGTCGTCGCGGCGGGTAAGGGCAGCAGCGAAGTTGGCGCGGTACTCCGGCGGCGCAACCGGGGCGTCAGACCCGAAGGCGAGGACGGCCCCCGCCGCCTTCAGGGACCGAAAGGCGTAGCTCGTGTCCACCCGGTGGGGCAACAGCTCGCGGATCATCGGCCCGTCTGCCTGGAGGTGAATGGGCTGCACGCTCGCGGTGAGGCCGCGGAAACGGGGAATGTCCTCCGGGCGCAGATGCTGGGCGTGCTCGATTCTCAGACGAATGCCCTTCTCGTCGGCAAGGGGACGCAGGGCCTCATAGACCTCCAACACCTCGGTATTCGCGCGGTCACCGATGGCGTGGGTGACCGGCGTCAGGCCCAGCCGCAGCGCTTCGGCCCCGCGCTCGCGAATCAGGTCGGGGGAATCAAGAGGCATACCGGTCCCGGAGCCACCCGCAAAGCCTGGGCCGTGCAGCCAGGCTGTGCGGCTCCCCAACGCGCCGTCGGCGAAGAACTTCACCCCGCCCCACTGGAATAGGCTCCCCGGGCTGCAGGCCAAACCGAGCTCGCGGGCCTGTTCCAGGCGCTCGTGCGGCAGGCAGGCCCAGATCCTCAGCGGCAAGTCGCCGCGAGCGGCAAGCGTTTGCAGGGCCCGGGGCGCTTCTGGCTCCTCAAAAGCCATCGTGTGCGCACTGACGTAGCCTCGCCCCGCCAGGTCCTCCACGCCGGCTTTTGCGGCGGCCAAGAAGTCCGCCTCGCTGGGCACAGGCATCACCCGGGTCACGAGTTCGCTCGCGCTCTCCAACAGGGTGCCCAGGGGCCGCACAATCCTCCCCCCCACAGGATCAGGCGTGTCCGGGCGGATGCCCGCGAGGCGCAATGCCAGCGAGTTGGCCCAGCCTAGGTGCAGGTCGCGGGAAAACAGCAGGACCGGGTGATGCGGGCTGACCTCGTCCAGCACCGCCGCTGCCGGATACTCATCCAAGCCCAGTTCGCTCAGCAAGAACCCACCGCCGCGAAGCCAGGTACCGGGCGGCGTGTTCATCGTCCGCTGCGCTACCCGTGCCTGCACCTCCGAGACGCTGCGCGCGCCGTGCAGGTTCAGCTCCGCGAGAGAAAAGCCGTAGGCGACGAGATGAATGTGTGCCTCCGCCAGCCCCGGCGTGAGGATCAGGTCACGGTGATCCAGCACGTGGGCCCGGGGCGCGAGGGCGGCCATCTCCTCCCGCGAGCCCACCGCCAGCACCCGGCCCCCACCCACCAAGACAGCTGTGGCTTGGGGGTGCTGGTCATCGAGGGTACGGATGGTCGCGTAGATGACTGTGAGCTCCGGAGAGAAGGCCGCCATGGTCGTCAGCGTAACCCAGCTCACCCAGTCCGTGAAGTTTCCGAAAGAGTCATTCTCACCCGGTTGCTAAGCTGCCCTCATGCCGCGCATCCTCGTCGTTGATGACGACGCCGCCATCCTCAAGCTCATCAGCGTGATTCTCACCCGAGCGGGACACGAGGTGCGAACGAGCAGCCATCCCGTCGAGGCGCTCGACCTGCTCAAGGTTTTCACGCCCGACCTGGTCATCAGCGACGTGGTGATGCCCTACATGACCGGCTTGGAATTTCTAGAGCAGGTGCGTCAGCACGAGAAGCTCTCGGCGCTGCCCTTTATCCTGCTCTCCAGCCATGCCGAGCGCAGCGACGTGCGCCGCGGCATGAATCTGGGTGCCGACGACTACCTGCCCAAGCCCTTCACGCCGCAGGACCTGCGCGAGGCGGTGGACGCCCGGTTGCGCCGCGCGGGCCTGACCCTCCAGGGCGAGAGCGGCATGTCTGCCCGGGCGCTGGGCACGGCCCAGGTCGTGTGGCAGGGCGTGCCGGTCTCGTGGGTGTCGCGCAAGGCGCTGGAACTGTTCTTCTACCTGCTCGAACACCGAGAGGTCACCTCCTGGGAGGCCGCCGAGGCGCTCTGGCCGGAAAAGGACGAGGCGCGGGCCAGCAGCCTCTTTCACACCACGCTGCACCGCCTGCGCCGCAGCCTCAGCAACGACGCCGTCGTCAGCAGCAACCGGCGCTACGCCCTCGCCGAGCATCTGCGTCCCGACTACGACGTGCAGCGCTTTGAGCTGCTGGCCGCCCAAGCCGAGCAGGGCGCCCTTGGCCTGGAGGAGCTGCGCGAACTCGCCGGGCTATACGGCACCTTTCTGCCCGGCGCGGACAGCCCTTGGGTGGACGACGTGCGCGCCCGCCTGGAGCAAAAACAACTGAGCGTGCTGGGCTTGGCCGCCCAGGCCGCCAGCCGAGCGGGCCGCGCCAAGGACGCCGCGCAGTTTCATCAGCGCGCCCTGGCGATCGATCCCCTCAGCGAGGCAGACTGGCAGGGGCTGGCCCGGGCACTGGGCACCCTCGGTGATCCCCGCGCCCGTCTCGCCGCACAGCGGGAAGCGTGGTGGGCCGCCGACCTGCACTGATCCTCACCCAGGTGGTGTTGGCCCGCCAGACGCCCCCGGATCCCCAATTCCCGTTGGCAGCCCTCTCATCTGGGGGGCCAGGGTTCCCCAGACACTGGAGCCATGAAACACCTGATTTTTCCCAGCAAGGCTCAGGCCGATGCCTTTATCGAAGATCTCCGCGCGCAGGGCTTGATTCAGCCTGAGGTGGGTCATACCACCCTGAACCGCCGGGTCACCGAAAGCACGCAGACCCAAACCCGTGTGGTCGAGGGTGGCGGCACGGCCGAGGACGCGGGCGAGGGCGCCATCGAGGGAACCGGCGTGGGGGCGGCTGTCGGGGCGGTGGCTGGTGTCGTGGCCACCGCTGCGACAGGAGGCCTGGCCCTGCCCGTGATTCTGGGCATGACGGCACTGGGCTCGGGTGTGGGTGCGGCGGTGGGGGCCGTGGGCGGCGCGGCCGGTGTCGACGAGACCGGCGGATACCTGGAAGAGGACCGCTACAACCGCCTGAACGAGGGCGTGTCGGGAGGCCGCGCCGTCGCCGTGGAAGATTCTGTACCAGCGGACGCGGTGGAGGCAGCGGCGGCGCGGCACGGCGGGCAGTTCGTCTGAAGCAAACGACTCCAGGAGGGCAGAGCCGCGCCGCTCTGCCCCTCTCTTTGCTTTCCGCACCGTGCCGTTCGGCGGATTCGGCCCCACCCGCCCGCTGCTAGACTCTGCCCCATGACCGGGCCGCTCACCACCTCTGAAATCCGCGAGAAGTACCTGTCGTTCTTCGAGAGCAAAGGGCACCTGCGCCTGCCCTCGCATTCGACCATCGCGCCCGACCCGACCACACTCTTTACGGTGGCCGGCATGCAGCCGTTCAAGCCGCAATTTATGGGCGCTCCCGCCGTGTTTCCCGGCTACGGCGAAAGTCGGCGCGTGACCACCGCACAAAAGTGCGTCCGCGTGGGCGACATCGAGAACGTGGGCCGCACCCGGCGGCACCTCAGCCTCTTTGAGATGATGGGCAACTTCTCCTTTGGAGACTACTTCAAGCGCGAGGCCATCGCCTGGGCCTGGGAGTTTCTGACGGGCTCCGAGTGGCTGGGGCTCGATCCCGCGCGGATGTACGTCACCATCTATGAGGACGACGACGAGGCCTTTCGGTACTGGACCCAGGAGATCGGCCTCCCGGAAAGCCACATTCACCGCTTCGGCGCCGACGAGAACTTCTGGCCCGCCGACGCCCCGCTGAAAGGGCCGAATGGTCCTTGTGGGCCGTGCTCCGAGATCTACTACGACCGCGGCCCCGCGTACGGTGACGACACCTGGGCCGACTACGCCCGAACGCGCGAGAGTGCCCGCTTCCTGGAGGTCTGGAACCTGGTCTTCCCGCAGTACGACCGGCAAGACCCCCGGCCCGATGGAACCCCGGTGCTGGCCGATCTGCCCTTCAAGAACATCGACACCGGGATGGGTCTGGAGCGGGTGGCGAGCGTCGTTCAGGACGTGCCCGACTTCTACTCGAACGACGTCTTTAAGCCCATCATCGACCGAGTAGCGGAACTCAGCGGTCAGCCCTATGAGGGCGAGGTCAGCGTGTCCCACCGCGTGGTGGCCGAACACCTCCGCAGCGTCAGCATGATCCTGGCGGACGGGGTGGCCTTTTCCAACACCGGGCGCGGCTACACCACCCGCAAGATCATGCGCCGCGCGATCCGGCACGGGTACCTGCTGGGCTTTCGCGAGCCGACGCTCTACCAGCTTGTCTCCCTCGTCGTGCAGACGATGGGCGAAGCATATCCCGAGCTCGGGGCTGAGCAGAGCCGTGTAGAAGCGGCCATCCGCGGCGAGGAGGAACGCTTCCTCAAGACGCTGGAGGGCGGAATGCAGCGCCTGAGCGGGCTGCTTGCGGAGCTGGAGAAGGGGGCTACCCTCCCCGGTGAGGCGGCTTTTCTGCTGTACGACACCTACGGCTTCCCCCTGGACCTCACCAAGGAGATTGCCGAAGAGTACGGCATCAGCGTCGACGAAGCCGGGTACGCCGAGAGTCTGGAACGGGCGCAGGAGACGGCCCGAGCAGCCAGCAAGTACGGCAAGGCCGAGCTGTTTGGCGCCGGGCAGGAGGCGCTGGAGGGGCTGCCCCCCACACAGTTCGTCGGCTACGACACGCTGACGGCCGAGGGCGAGGTGCTGGCCCTGGTGGGCGCGGGCGAGCGTCTTCCGCACCTGAGGGCGGGGAGTGAAGCCACCGTCGTCCTGTCGCGCACGCCGTTCTATGCGGAGGGCGGCGGTGAGGTTGGAGATACCGGCGTGCTGGAGTGGCCGGGCGGGCGCGGCGTGGTGCGCGACACCCGCAAGACTCCGGCGGGCATTTGGCTGCATGACGTGTTCGTGGAGGAAGGCGAGCTCAAGCCCGGCCAGACGGTGCGCGGCGTGGTGTCGAGCGGGCGCCGCGCGATCGAGCGGCATCACACGGCCACGCACCTGCTCCACGCGGCGCTGCGAGCGGTGCTGGGGTCTGGGGTCCGGCAGGCCGGATCCCTGGTGGCCGCCGACCGGCTCCGCTTCGACTTCACCCATGGCGCGCCCCTCAGCGATGAGGAGACGGCGCAGGTGGAAACCCTCGTCAGCCGCTGGGTGAGCGCCAACTTTCCGGTGACCTGGCAGGAGATGCCGCTGGCGGAGGCAAAAGCGGCGGGCGCGACGGCCCTTTTTGGAGAGAAGTACGGCGAGACCGTGCGGGTGGTGCGAGTGGAAGGCGGTGTGCCCTTCGGCAACGGCACGGTGACGAGCATGGAGCTGTGCGGCGGCGCGCATGTCACGCGGACGGGCGACATCGGCGCTTTTGTCATCGTCTCCGATGAAAACGTAGCCGCAGGCGTTCGCCGCATCGAGGCGCTGGCGGGCGAGGCAGCGACAACCTGGGTGCGCGAGCGCCTGAACAACGTGGCGCGCGTCGCTGGACTGCTCAACACCAGTGTGGACGGTCTAGAAGGTCGGGTCAGCGGTCTTCAGGCCCAGCTCAAGGCTGCCCAACAGGAAACGGCGCAGGTCCGGCGGCAACTGGCGGAAGCGCAGATGGGCGGAGGCCGTGCACCACAGCTCCGCGAGCTGGGCGGCTTCCGGGTCGCGGCGCTGCGGCTCTCCGGCATCGAGGGGAACGAACTGCGCGGGGCCGCCGACAAGCTCCTCGACCAGAGCGGCGCGGACCTCGCCGTGATCGCGAGCGACCGGGGCCTGGTGGTCAAGGCGACCAAGAACGCCGTCGCGCGCGGGGCACACGCCGGGCAACTCGTCGGCAAACTCGCCGCGGCGGGCGGCGGCAAGGGCGGCGGGCGGCCCGACCTGGCGCAGGCGGGGATTGGGAACCCGCAAGCGGCGCTGGAGGCGCTGGACACGGCGTTCTAACGCTTCAACAGCCCACAAAAAAGCCGCCTCTTGGGCGGTGATGGGTAAAGAATAGCGCGAGATACGAACGGGGTCAAGAGTATGCATTTGAGGGTAGTGGCTTTGAGCGGATGACGGTGGTTTCACGGGGAATGAACGGCCCAGTTTGCCCCAGGTGCAACCCGCCGCCTCGCTCCTAGCCCCGTGCCCGCCGGCAGGAGCAGCCCCGCTGGTACTGGAATGCGATGAGTGATGCCCGTTCGTTGGTCATCAGGACCGTCGGCTCTGGATCTGGCTGGCGATGGACCGAGCTTGGGGGAACCCAACACATCGAACGTTTCCATGCCACTCTTCGCGCCACCTTGCCCTTCCTGGTCCGCAACAGTCTCTCGTTCTGCCGTCAGCAGGCCAACCTCGAACCCGTCGCCTGGCTCTTCATCCACCGCGACAATGCGTCCTTACCTTGAGGCCACTACCTTTTTTCACGGTCTTCCCGAGCGCCTCTATTCATCCTGGCCCGTCTCGCGCAAGAGGTCACCCACCTGTGCCCCGCCCAGCCGCCGCCGCACGTAGGCGAGGTCGCGTTCCAGGTCACGGCGCAGGGCACGGGCGTCGCGCAGCTCGCGTTCAGCAGCCGCGATGCGCCGCGTCAACACCTCCAGTTGCCCGC is from Deinococcus sp. YIM 77859 and encodes:
- a CDS encoding protein jag, which translates into the protein MDNRTNLDDYLAGLGISDADDLAPLPPAPEVGAPAAPPLDAGHEDPRAVLERFLRGLTARIDPALTVSIREGEDALEAEIGGENAPRLAGRDGRTLGAIEVLAYTVLAKQAGRSDLRVRVDVGGFRRRQAEGLTRLAERLAVQVAKSGEPHELQPMPAAERRVIHIALKEHPDVTTESVGEGAARRLVIKPRHG
- a CDS encoding peptidylprolyl isomerase; translated protein: MTSNQTYQAEGFSPTPELSSERQTRFSRAPELGEGIEPGKAYRAVLETSKGRIVLDLFAEDAPVTVNSFAYLLRHHYYDGIRFHRVIEGFMAQGGDPTGTGTGGPGYDFEDEFNERRHDRKGVLSMANRGPNTNGSQFFITFVPTPHLDGRHTVFGQVVEGLDVLDRLTRIQPGMPGTPDIIERAYLVEKNAGR
- a CDS encoding hemin ABC transporter substrate-binding protein — its product is MKRVGLTVLLSLTVAAAQPVTVTDATGQKVTVRDTTRVVTLGGPVTEIVYALGAGSRIIATDTSSTFPAATRGLPKVGYQRNLSAEGILSLKPTLVIATTEAGPPSTLAQLRAAGLNVLILPAEYTPEGTRAKISTLGKVFGQEAKAAELNAGISRDLAKAALLTARFQSRPRVMFIYARGPQTVQISGAGTAADAMITLGGGVNAVQGVQGYKPLTPEAAVTAAPDVILMLSGGLESLGGVDGVLRLPGLAQTPAGRNRRVVALDDLYLLGFGPRLGRAVQDLTLALHPELKR
- a CDS encoding YebC/PmpR family DNA-binding transcriptional regulator codes for the protein MAGHSKWAQIKRKKGANDKKRSAIYSKHIRAIQAAVRSGGSGDPAANLSLKNAIAAAKADTVPADNIENAIKRAVGAAEGAADYKEVTYEGYGPGGTAIFIEALTDNVNRTVADIRAVFNKRGGSLGNSGSVAWQFEKKGVILLPDASEAAQEAAIEHGAEDLQESEDGLEISTAPHDLYTVQDGLTAAGFKPESAQITMVPTNTVAVSGEDARKLLVLVEALEELDDVQNVYTNADLPEEVEA
- a CDS encoding carbonic anhydrase, which codes for MSQPPFDPDDRERRIQTAIRRGASMKDIAELRPGRMTSPEDAIEALQDGNARFFSGKATRPEADANQRRAQIMGQTPFAAVLACSDSRVPVEIVFDQGLGDLFVVRVAGNVVGESVLGTLEYATEHLAVRLIVVMGHEGCGAVAAALLPEEQLAREPEHLQRLIARIQPCVRTLPPIRDKKARMREAVLNNVRHQVQELRRQPVIQAAEARGQIRVIGAFYEIGSGAVDFLIDEEDLRP
- the prmC gene encoding peptide chain release factor N(5)-glutamine methyltransferase, yielding MIPQPSPLTLRAWLAWATQRLHEAGVPSPAADARALVQHALNLSGAALLTRGEETVAQADAERLLALLRRRAAREPLQHLLGEVEWGGVRLRTDRRALVPRPETEWLLHLALDALHGVPAPQVLDVGTGTGALALGIKAARPDAAVTATDLSPDALDLARENARLNGLDILLVKGSLLAGQPGPFDLVVSNPPYLPDADRLTAEPEVRWDPALALYGGPDGLDVARSLAAQAQAALAPGGRLLLELDPRNAARFAGELRARGWRAEVLPDLTGRERFVRASPYR
- a CDS encoding aminopeptidase — translated: MTSPSDFAEKLARYAELLVRTGVNLPEGGKVLLRAPLDAAPLVRQVARAAYRVGAADVRVHYSDPHLALALFEEGTEAAVEYVPAWLAQEQRAMVADGYAFISIVGEDPSLLAGVDQGRVARRSKAIAAATRDVNRAISGMAVNWTVAAMSTPAWARRVYPELPEAEAVSRLWNDIFRVTRADLPDPVAAWNAHLARLERLSAFLNERQYAALHLRSELGTDLTVGLAQGHLWQGGAETAQNGIRGVPNLPTDEVFTAPHREQVDGIAVASKPLSARGQLIEGIRVRFAGGRAVEIHAEQGEDTLRQLLETDEGASFLGEIALVPASAPVAQTGTLFLNTLFDENAASHIAFGRCYPTNVQHGENPEALRAAGGNDSLIHVDWMIGTPRTDVDGITAAGEREALMRAGEWVVS
- a CDS encoding GNAT family N-acetyltransferase; the encoded protein is MTPPVPVLQGERVILARLRRDDLPELTRLFQNLELTTYLQGFGVSYSLEDEQAYFESVSRNSPTQVTFGIYERSSGRLIGGVDLRDLNHRHGTAELGISIHDPGFWGGGFGSEATQLMVAYGVFHLGLHNILLKVFSFNTRAIRAYEKVGFRVCGRRTGTVRLGDKRYDTVFMEITADRVDTSALRAQIGLLN